Below is a window of Acidobacteriota bacterium DNA.
CGCCCGCGAGGGTTAAAGCGTCTGTTGCTTTTGCGATTAGGTCGGCGCCCAGGGGGTGGACCGCGCGAACACGACATCCTGATAGTCGATGTCAACGTCCGTCGGCGGGCCGGCGAGGTTGCTTGCGCCGAACGTCCATGCCGCGCCACTTGTACCGACCTTGACACTGACGTAGCCGATCGTGGTGTAGCTATTCGGCAGGCGGGCCAGTTGCGGCGGGGCGGCCGGGAAGTCCTCGTCGCTGTCGAGCACCACGATCTTGCTCTGCGCCACCTTCAGCGCACCCGCCGAATCGCGGCCGATGGTGAATACAGCGCCAGAACCGACCGGAATTGCCACGAAGGCTGCCCCCGTCACGATATCTGTGGTCGGCGTAGCCTCGTTGGAAGTGATCGCCTTGGCGTAAGCAACGCTGTTGATCGAGTAGGTGATGGCGTTGGCGCTGGTAAGCGTCGTGGTAGTGCCGGCGGCAAGACCGGCCTTTCCAATGCACATGTTGCCAGTGAAGCTTTGTTGGTTCAGCATGATGACTCCTTATGTCTTGGTGATGGCGGCGTCGAACGTCGCCACCGTATTCGTTGCGGTAACTCCGGCGTCTGCGTCGAGAATCGCTAACACGGCGCGGATGCCATTGATCATGGCCTCAAGCACAGGGCGCAATTCCTTCTTATCGTTTAAGTTGGACATCGCGGAGATGCGTGGAGCAAGCTTTTCAGCAGCCATGAGAATCTCCTTAGGCCGACAGCGTCGAGATGCCGACGTTGCAGATCGCAATCCAGCCGTTGTTAGTCACAACCGCAGCATCCCACCAGATCGCGCCGACATAACCACGCTGACCGAACGGGTCCGCCGAGGACTTGGTGCCGACAGCGATATTGGTATAGTCGAACGAATTGCCTCTCAGAGAAACATCTCCCCAAGAGTTTTCGCCGGTCACGATCAGCGGATACACGTCGATCAATGTGCCGGATGTCGATACGCAACCCGTCGAACCAATCGCGGCGCCAGCATCCTCATACGGCACGAATTCCGGCCGCAGAATGAAGCGGAAGCCTTCGCAGGAACCGACTTCGCCAGGCAGCGCCTTGGAAATATCCCCGTAGTCCCTCACCCACTTCCACCCCGGCAGATTGGACGCATCGGCTTCTAGGCTGGTGTGCCCATAGATGTTGTATGCCTCGTCGACGGAAACGGTGCCAAACTTAACCGAAGATTGCAGAATCGAGTTGACCGGCTCTGCATGGTCGGCGCGCAGCGCGCGTTTCATAGAACGCAACAGGCCCAAGGTAATGGGTCCGGCCACGGTGCCGCGCGAACTGCCGGAGCCGCCGTAGAATTGGTTTGTCGATGCGCGCGTCGCCCCGTAACGGACCATCTCCCTGACCAGGGTCATCCGCTCGCCGACCTGCTTCTTCTGGTGCTTCGGAATGTCATCCTCGTAGAGCAGCGCCGTCTTGTCGGTATGGCCATAGAGAATGTCGTACTGGTTCAGAACGACCGTGACGTCACGCTTGTCGAGCGAGTCGGGCGGCGGCGTAACACCTTCTTGCGTCATGTGCGCTTGCGCAAGCGCATTGCCGCGATCCCCTGTGCCGTGGGCGAAAAACTGATTCGGATTGGTGACAGTTGCCCCATACGGCAGATACTGACGCATCTTGATCGTGTCCCCCTCATTCGTCGGCATCTCATAGTGCTCGCCGACCTTCGAGAGACATTCCTTGGGCATAGCGTGAGCAAGAATCTGCCCCAATACAATGCCTCGGCGCTGTTCCGGCGTCGAAAAACTTGAATTCCTGTTGCCATGATCTAACTCCTAATTTGGGTTTTTCAGCCCGTACTCCATTGCGTCGAGCACGGACATGGTTGGCAGCGCCACCCCACCAGACTTGGTCGGTGTAATGGCAGCGTCGAGCCGTTTCGTGTTGTCTTGTTTCTTGGATGTTGCTTTCTTGACGTGAGCCTCATAGGCGTTGATCGCCGAAATCACGTCGCCGGGTTTCCACGAGCTATTGATACGTTGCTGGTAGTCGGCCGGTTGTATGACAAACCACTGCTTGAAGCCGGCGCTATTCCGCACTTCCCAGTCCTCGCGCAACTCAGTCAGCCTTTCGATTGCCATTTCCCGTCTGACTTGTTCGACGCGCTCAGTGACGCGCGCATCAAAGTCTGACTTCAGTGATTCGGCATCGAATGCCGGCTGTGCCGGTTCAGATGGGGTTGCAGTGCGTCGCGACATGACCTTCTTCAGCGCCTTGCCGACAGCTCCGCCGATTTCGGACACCCCGAGTTCATCGAAGTCCGCCATCGCTTCCTTCAGGTCGTCGTCGGAAAGTTCCGGGGCTTGCGACTGAATCGAAGCCAGCAGTTCCTTCTTGATGTCGTCCTTCAGTTTCGCGTCGCGCTTCTCAACATGCGCCCGACCTTGCCGAACACTTGTTCGTTATGGTCGGAAAACCGTTGATTGATGCTTGCCTCGAATTCTTTAATCGGGTCCGGTGGCTCGGTAGCGGCCGGTTCCTCGGCTTGGGCTTCTTGGGTTGCATCGTCGGTTTGCTGCTCTTCTCAGTGAGGTTAAGATTCATCGCTGAAACGACTGTCCTCTAGGAGCTCGCCCACGAGGCTCGACAGGCGGCTTGGGCAACCTATTTGCCGGCGCGCCAATTGCCGAGAGTTCCTTCATTGCAACTATATCCATCGACTTCATCGTCAGCTTGGCTTTCACGTCATCTAGCGTCATCTGGTGGCGCGAAGCGTAATCTAGCTGTGCCAGTTCTAGCGAGGCTCAACTCGGCCATGCGAGCTTTCGTGCTCGCGCTGGGTGCGATCGGTCTCCGCCTGAACGTACTGGGTATCGCGATCCGTATCGGCCTTGATCTTCCGGGTATCGACCTGCGCGCGAAATCTTCGCCGCTTCGATCTGCGGAGCGGATGGTGCCAGGCTGCTCGCTGATCTTCTTCCATTCCTCGTCGTCATACAGGAACTTGCTTGGGTCGAGGCGCTGCGATCGCGCCATCTCTGCGAACCACTTGTCCGGAGATACGCGGAATGGATTGCGCTCCTGCTGCACCAGAGCGCCCATCTGCAGGATGGCTTGCGACTGCAACGCCCGCTCCACAAGAACTGCGGAGCCGCGCGCCTTGATCTGGAAGTCACCCTTGGCCTTGTCGTTGTCCGAGTACATCATCAGAAATTCGTAGTAACGATTGATATGCGGCTCGATAATAGATTCGTCGAAGGTTCGCGCCTTGTCGCGCGGGACGACACCAGCGTTGTTGGAAAGAATCTCCATGCCGCCTACGGTATCTGGCGCCTGCCCCATCTGCCCCTGCATTAGCATCGGCTGTCCGGTTGTGTCTTCCGCAACTTTGAGGCCGAAATAGACGATGTTTTGTAATTCTACCTGCTTGCTAGGTATGTCGAACACATGCATTGCGTCGCGGATAGACTGGGCGTCCGCGGCTTCATCTAGTTCAAAAATCTTGTCGCCGTTAATGTCCCACGACCCATCCATTGGATTGATCACTCCCCGCTTGATGCCGAGAAGCAACGCCGCGCTCAGCCTGGCGTTGTTGAGCATCAGCCGGGTTGCTGCCGTGACGATTTTCTGCGCCGCGCGAATCTGGTGTGGCAGGCCGTAACCTGTCCATGAGTTCGCCCGCTCCGACCAAGGGAACACGTCGTATGGGAATTCTCCGGAATCCAGCGGATTTTCGATGACCTTAACGACGCGGTTGTTAACCAATGTGATCTGAACATAGGCGTAATCGTCGCCGTCAGGCTGTTCCTTTCCTTCCTCGCTGTCGCTATCAACCTCATCATCCGTGGCATGGTGCAGCGTCCGTGCCGCATCTAGGTCGGAACGCTTAACGTCGCCGTAGAAGTACCAGATGTCGTAGAGTGACTTGTCGTTTATTCCATCACGCCGGCCGCTCGTCGAGTCTGTCGAGGACCATGCCTGCGGACCTTCTTCTAAACAGGCATCAATCTCGGGGTCGATGTAATCTACACCTTTCAAGTCACGCAGTTGTTTGCGGGTAATCTCATCGTGCTCGACGATGAACGACCCATTGTGAATGTTGTCGCCGCAGGCCGGGTCGGGATAGAGGTTCCACGGACTGATGCATTTCGAGGCCGGCGCAACCTTGACGCTGATCTGCAACTGCGCGCCCATCTCCGACATGACGACTTTTGCGGCTTTGCGCTTTACCGGAAACGGCCCTTTCAATACCCCGACGCCAAGCTTGCCGGACATCTTTATCATCTTGCGCTGTTCGGAAACGAATCCACTCTCGGTATGCCAATCGTTGATTTGTTGCTCTGCCGCTTTGGCGGCATCCTTGGCCTTCGCGAGTGCTTGTTTCGCAGCATCGGCAACGGTCATTTGCACCTGGCCCTGCATTCCCGCGCGGTTTCTTCCTCATCCGGACCGCGCATCATCGGCTGTCCGTAGTCATCGAGCAGAGGGCTTGTATTGTCTTGCGCGGCATCGAGTTCAGGAATCGGGGTCGGCTCAACCCCGTAGTTCAACTCGTCTTGAGGCAGCAGCATGTCGGCAATGCGGGCCGTCGCTGAATTTGTGTAGGGATAGGTGATGTTGAGCAGCAGCGTTG
It encodes the following:
- a CDS encoding N4-gp56 family major capsid protein, which codes for MPKECLSKVGEHYEMPTNEGDTIKMRQYLPYGATVTNPNQFFAHGTGDRGNALAQAHMTQEGVTPPPDSLDKRDVTVVLNQYDILYGHTDKTALLYEDDIPKHQKKQVGERMTLVREMVRYGATRASTNQFYGGSGSSRGTVAGPITLGLLRSMKRALRADHAEPVNSILQSSVKFGTVSVDEAYNIYGHTSLEADASNLPGWKWVRDYGDISKALPGEVGSCEGFRFILRPEFVPYEDAGAAIGSTGCVSTSGTLIDVYPLIVTGENSWGDVSLRGNSFDYTNIAVGTKSSADPFGQRGYVGAIWWDAAVVTNNGWIAICNVGISTLSA